A genomic segment from Toxotes jaculatrix isolate fToxJac2 chromosome 6, fToxJac2.pri, whole genome shotgun sequence encodes:
- the LOC121182959 gene encoding arginine-glutamic acid dipeptide repeats protein isoform X1 produces MDQEDTLDFKALRAKFQDEELLLKQPKIKPALPEKPKVVPPPQSPPHYLPAGARPSLLTSINQSLEGKSQIAPRVVFKDEKKESKKPLIQNNSKGKDKSEGKLKVGKDKTKGNKEKPDDNDSSDQKQKKENGKDKKLTAELVPATPPPKATTPKKKGFLGFKKSVKRDSMEVPADPILDTPSSDVPGSVPLIPVPSDFGDKPLEPEISAPKALLPNIPALPDSSTTTETTPPSIIPASPDFMPPPAFIPDFPAPKVPTLESETPLDIETPALSIPRPASQNEIIPSPPSTVSTPPPTRAISGPPPVASTPSPSPPEPEIAAEAGTEAVNVAAVENPSPPVTDSPSIPPSPKAERPISALSALERAEDMNLGKRTVTADQRIFNALEKARRKTASPPTNPTAAYSITPPPEELPPPQSSTRSFPVLPPIDYEDRAGNALSPKPEQVNGIDHRQASPVLEGITGEGTDVVPELLVVPPPPPRKILPDPRSLGPSPEKSARPSSVNMSEFIHPPPVEENEIPASPEFLKTEIADVPEFDDVASNAHSPELPVLEWGDGEYPDTPDGQNLSEFYDNEITVPGAALGDEYHDNPLPESSFPVTQESPPMTGPEAEVGNGLYESTENVYEDITTSATKKKGKTDGGKKRKGPPKNPYAEAAQETNEEKSKTGRFGKSDKKAAAEGPDEKELKKKEKQRLEKERKELKEKQEREKKEQKEREKKENEMKKKFKITGHEDAMYQATVTVTTKGRKNDLPVKSGDTVSIIRTTNCPKGKWLARDSSNNYGYVAVDHVELDIKEMLELGKKTAISRKSSSSNVIEGEVTSTGSRASNHYPLSAESFTDDSEEWTGDDDETLSPVTEAADPLPPVGHTRTLSMPDMGNKDLSINHQHSHSDISADGSHIQARHEALQKLATFFHSPEPVEPASISSEVETSPVLVKEEAVHLPEANATQEVDFNHPEMLILPPPDLYADLTTQ; encoded by the exons ATGGACCAG GAGGACACTTTGGACTTTAAGGCTCTGAGGGCCAAGTTCCAGGATGAAGAACTCCTCCTGAAGCAACCAAAGATCAAACCTGCTCTCCCAGAGAAACCAAAGGTCGTCCCCCCGCCTCAGAGCCCCCCTCATTACCTGCCTGCAGGAGCGCGCCCCTCCCTGCTCACCTCCATCAACCAGAGTTTGGAAGGAAAATCACAGATCGCCCCCAGAGTGGTCTTCAAGGATGAGAAGAAGGAGAGCAAAAAGCCTCTGATCCAGAATAACTCAAAGGGAAAGGACAAGAGTGAAGGGAAGCTGAAAGTGggaaaagacaagacaaaaggaaacaaagagaagcCTGATGACAAtgattcatcagatcagaagcagaagaaggagAACGGTAAAGACAAGAAGCTCACAGCAGAGCTGGTGCCCGCCACGCCTCCACCTAAAGCCACAACACCAAAGAAGAAGGGTTTCCTTGGTTTCAAGAAGTCAGTAAAAAGAGATTCAATGGAGGTCCCAGCTGACCCCATCTTAGACACCCCCAGTTCGGACGTTCCTGGATCAGTTCCGCTGATCCCAGTACCTTCTGACTTTGGTGACAAACCACTAGAGCCTGAAATCTCTGCACCAAAGGCCCTACTGCCAAACATCCCCGCCTTGCCTGACTCCAGTACTACAACAGAAACCACCCCACCCTCCATTATCCCTGCTTCTCCCGATTTCATGCCACCTCCTGCCTTTATTCCTGATTTCCCAGCTCCTAAGGTCCCAACCCTAGAGAGTGAAACCCCACTTGATATAGAAACTCCTGCCCTGTCCATTCCCAGACCTGCCAGCCAAAATGAAATCATACCCAGTCCACCCAGCACTGTCTCAACCCCGCCACCCACCCGTGCTATCTCTGGCCCTCCTCCAGTGGCCTCCACTCCATCTCCATCACCTCCTGAGCCTGAGATAGCAGCTGAGGCTGGTACAGAGGCTGTAAATGTAGCTGCAGTGGAGAATCCTTCTCCTCCGGTCACAGACTCTCCATCCATCCCGCCTTCACCCAAAGCTGAACGTCCGATCTCAGCGCTCTCAGCCCTGGAGAGGGCGGAGGACATGAACCTAGGGAAACGGACTGTCACGGCTGACCAGAGAATTTTCAATGCTCTGGAGAAGGCACGCAGGAAGACTGCCAG CCCACCGACAAACCCCACCGCAGCCTACTCGATCACCCCTCCACCTGAGGAACTTCCCCCTCCTCAGAGCTCCACCCGCTCTTTCCCAGTGCTCCCACCCATTGATTATGAGGATCGCGCAGGGAACGCCCTCTCACCGAAACCAGAGCAAGTTAACGGCATTGACCACC GACAAGCCTCTCCAGTGTTGGAGGGCATCACTGGGGAGGGGACTGATGTTGTCCCAGAGCTGTTGGTGgtgccccctcctcctcccaggaAGATCCTCCCAGACCCACGTTCTCTGGGTCCGTCCCCAGAGAAGTCTGCCAGACCGTCCTCTGTGAATATGAGTGAATTCATCCATCCTCCCCCTGTGGAAGAAAACG AGATCCCTGCTTCACCCGAGTTCTTAAAGACGGAGATCGCAGATGTCCCAGAGTTTGACGATGTGGCTTCAAACGCCCATTCTCCAGAGCTGCCTGTGTTAGAGTGGGGGGATGGGGAGTACCCAGATACTCCAGATGGACAGAACCTTTCAGAGTTTTACGACAACGAGATAACTGTGCCAGGAGCAGCACTTGGAGACGAATACCACGATAATCCACTGCCAGAATCTTCTTTCCCTGTCACTCAAGAGTCTCCACCAATGACAGG GCCTGAAGCTGAAGTTGGCAACGGTTTGTATGAGAGTACAGAAAATGTCTATGAGGACATTACCACGTCTGCCACcaaaaagaaagggaagacTGACGGTGGCAAGAAACGCAAAGGACCACCAAAGA ATCCATATGCTGAGGCAGCACAGGAAACC AATGAAGAGAAGAGCAAGACGGGCAGGTTCGGCAA GAGCGACAAGAAAGCCGCTGCAGAGGGGCCGGATGAGaaagagctgaaaaagaaagagaagcagcgcctggaaaaggagaggaaggagctCAAGGAGAAACAGGAACGGgagaagaaagagcagaaagagagggaaaagaaggagaatgagatgaagaagaaattCAAA ATCACAGGACACGAAGATGCCATGTACCAGGCAACGGTGACTGTAACAACAAAAGGACGGAAGAACGATCTGCCCGTCAAGAGCGGTGACACCGTCAGCATCATCCGCACAACCAACTGTCCCAAAGGGAAGTGGCTGGCCAGggacagcagcaacaact ATGGGTATGTTGCGGTGGATCATGTGGAGCTAGACATCAAGGAGATGTTGGAGCTGGGGAAGAAGACTGCAATCAGCcgcaagagcagcagcagcaatgttATCGAGGGAGAGGTCACCAGTACagggagcag gGCGTCAAATCACTATCCACTATCAGCAGAAAGCT TCACAGATGACAGCGAGGAGTGGAccggtgatgatgatgaaactcTCTCCCCTGTGACTGAAGCTGCAGATCCACTGCCTCCAGT GGGCCACACCAGGACACTCTCCATGCCAGACATGG gAAATAAAGACCTTAGCATAAACCACCAGCACAGTCACAGTGACATCAGCGCAGACGGCTCCCACATCCA AGCAAGACATGAAGCACTTCAGAAGTTGGCGACGTTTTTCCATTCACCTGAACCTGTGGAGCCAGCTTCCAT tagCAGTGAAGTGGAGACAA GTCCTGTGCTCGTGAAGGAAGAAGCAGTTCACCT GCCTGAGGCGAATGCAACACAGGAAGTGGATTTTAATCATCCTGAGATGCTCATCTTACCTCCTCCTGACCTGTACGCTGACCTGACCACACAGTAA
- the LOC121182959 gene encoding arginine-glutamic acid dipeptide repeats protein isoform X2 gives MDQEDTLDFKALRAKFQDEELLLKQPKIKPALPEKPKVVPPPQSPPHYLPAGARPSLLTSINQSLEGKSQIAPRVVFKDEKKESKKPLIQNNSKGKDKSEGKLKVGKDKTKGNKEKPDDNDSSDQKQKKENGKDKKLTAELVPATPPPKATTPKKKGFLGFKKSVKRDSMEVPADPILDTPSSDVPGSVPLIPVPSDFGDKPLEPEISAPKALLPNIPALPDSSTTTETTPPSIIPASPDFMPPPAFIPDFPAPKVPTLESETPLDIETPALSIPRPASQNEIIPSPPSTVSTPPPTRAISGPPPVASTPSPSPPEPEIAAEAGTEAVNVAAVENPSPPVTDSPSIPPSPKAERPISALSALERAEDMNLGKRTVTADQRIFNALEKARRKTASPPTNPTAAYSITPPPEELPPPQSSTRSFPVLPPIDYEDRAGNALSPKPEQVNGIDHRQASPVLEGITGEGTDVVPELLVVPPPPPRKILPDPRSLGPSPEKSARPSSVNMSEFIHPPPVEENEIPASPEFLKTEIADVPEFDDVASNAHSPELPVLEWGDGEYPDTPDGQNLSEFYDNEITVPGAALGDEYHDNPLPESSFPVTQESPPMTGPEAEVGNGLYESTENVYEDITTSATKKKGKTDGGKKRKGPPKNPYAEAAQETNEEKSKTGRFGKSDKKAAAEGPDEKELKKKEKQRLEKERKELKEKQEREKKEQKEREKKENEMKKKFKITGHEDAMYQATVTVTTKGRKNDLPVKSGDTVSIIRTTNCPKGKWLARDSSNNYGYVAVDHVELDIKEMLELGKKTAISRKSSSSNVIEGEVTSTGSRASNHYPLSAESFTDDSEEWTGDDDETLSPVTEAADPLPPVGHTRTLSMPDMGNKDLSINHQHSHSDISADGSHIQARHEALQKLATFFHSPEPVEPASISEVETSPVLVKEEAVHLPEANATQEVDFNHPEMLILPPPDLYADLTTQ, from the exons ATGGACCAG GAGGACACTTTGGACTTTAAGGCTCTGAGGGCCAAGTTCCAGGATGAAGAACTCCTCCTGAAGCAACCAAAGATCAAACCTGCTCTCCCAGAGAAACCAAAGGTCGTCCCCCCGCCTCAGAGCCCCCCTCATTACCTGCCTGCAGGAGCGCGCCCCTCCCTGCTCACCTCCATCAACCAGAGTTTGGAAGGAAAATCACAGATCGCCCCCAGAGTGGTCTTCAAGGATGAGAAGAAGGAGAGCAAAAAGCCTCTGATCCAGAATAACTCAAAGGGAAAGGACAAGAGTGAAGGGAAGCTGAAAGTGggaaaagacaagacaaaaggaaacaaagagaagcCTGATGACAAtgattcatcagatcagaagcagaagaaggagAACGGTAAAGACAAGAAGCTCACAGCAGAGCTGGTGCCCGCCACGCCTCCACCTAAAGCCACAACACCAAAGAAGAAGGGTTTCCTTGGTTTCAAGAAGTCAGTAAAAAGAGATTCAATGGAGGTCCCAGCTGACCCCATCTTAGACACCCCCAGTTCGGACGTTCCTGGATCAGTTCCGCTGATCCCAGTACCTTCTGACTTTGGTGACAAACCACTAGAGCCTGAAATCTCTGCACCAAAGGCCCTACTGCCAAACATCCCCGCCTTGCCTGACTCCAGTACTACAACAGAAACCACCCCACCCTCCATTATCCCTGCTTCTCCCGATTTCATGCCACCTCCTGCCTTTATTCCTGATTTCCCAGCTCCTAAGGTCCCAACCCTAGAGAGTGAAACCCCACTTGATATAGAAACTCCTGCCCTGTCCATTCCCAGACCTGCCAGCCAAAATGAAATCATACCCAGTCCACCCAGCACTGTCTCAACCCCGCCACCCACCCGTGCTATCTCTGGCCCTCCTCCAGTGGCCTCCACTCCATCTCCATCACCTCCTGAGCCTGAGATAGCAGCTGAGGCTGGTACAGAGGCTGTAAATGTAGCTGCAGTGGAGAATCCTTCTCCTCCGGTCACAGACTCTCCATCCATCCCGCCTTCACCCAAAGCTGAACGTCCGATCTCAGCGCTCTCAGCCCTGGAGAGGGCGGAGGACATGAACCTAGGGAAACGGACTGTCACGGCTGACCAGAGAATTTTCAATGCTCTGGAGAAGGCACGCAGGAAGACTGCCAG CCCACCGACAAACCCCACCGCAGCCTACTCGATCACCCCTCCACCTGAGGAACTTCCCCCTCCTCAGAGCTCCACCCGCTCTTTCCCAGTGCTCCCACCCATTGATTATGAGGATCGCGCAGGGAACGCCCTCTCACCGAAACCAGAGCAAGTTAACGGCATTGACCACC GACAAGCCTCTCCAGTGTTGGAGGGCATCACTGGGGAGGGGACTGATGTTGTCCCAGAGCTGTTGGTGgtgccccctcctcctcccaggaAGATCCTCCCAGACCCACGTTCTCTGGGTCCGTCCCCAGAGAAGTCTGCCAGACCGTCCTCTGTGAATATGAGTGAATTCATCCATCCTCCCCCTGTGGAAGAAAACG AGATCCCTGCTTCACCCGAGTTCTTAAAGACGGAGATCGCAGATGTCCCAGAGTTTGACGATGTGGCTTCAAACGCCCATTCTCCAGAGCTGCCTGTGTTAGAGTGGGGGGATGGGGAGTACCCAGATACTCCAGATGGACAGAACCTTTCAGAGTTTTACGACAACGAGATAACTGTGCCAGGAGCAGCACTTGGAGACGAATACCACGATAATCCACTGCCAGAATCTTCTTTCCCTGTCACTCAAGAGTCTCCACCAATGACAGG GCCTGAAGCTGAAGTTGGCAACGGTTTGTATGAGAGTACAGAAAATGTCTATGAGGACATTACCACGTCTGCCACcaaaaagaaagggaagacTGACGGTGGCAAGAAACGCAAAGGACCACCAAAGA ATCCATATGCTGAGGCAGCACAGGAAACC AATGAAGAGAAGAGCAAGACGGGCAGGTTCGGCAA GAGCGACAAGAAAGCCGCTGCAGAGGGGCCGGATGAGaaagagctgaaaaagaaagagaagcagcgcctggaaaaggagaggaaggagctCAAGGAGAAACAGGAACGGgagaagaaagagcagaaagagagggaaaagaaggagaatgagatgaagaagaaattCAAA ATCACAGGACACGAAGATGCCATGTACCAGGCAACGGTGACTGTAACAACAAAAGGACGGAAGAACGATCTGCCCGTCAAGAGCGGTGACACCGTCAGCATCATCCGCACAACCAACTGTCCCAAAGGGAAGTGGCTGGCCAGggacagcagcaacaact ATGGGTATGTTGCGGTGGATCATGTGGAGCTAGACATCAAGGAGATGTTGGAGCTGGGGAAGAAGACTGCAATCAGCcgcaagagcagcagcagcaatgttATCGAGGGAGAGGTCACCAGTACagggagcag gGCGTCAAATCACTATCCACTATCAGCAGAAAGCT TCACAGATGACAGCGAGGAGTGGAccggtgatgatgatgaaactcTCTCCCCTGTGACTGAAGCTGCAGATCCACTGCCTCCAGT GGGCCACACCAGGACACTCTCCATGCCAGACATGG gAAATAAAGACCTTAGCATAAACCACCAGCACAGTCACAGTGACATCAGCGCAGACGGCTCCCACATCCA AGCAAGACATGAAGCACTTCAGAAGTTGGCGACGTTTTTCCATTCACCTGAACCTGTGGAGCCAGCTTCCAT CAGTGAAGTGGAGACAA GTCCTGTGCTCGTGAAGGAAGAAGCAGTTCACCT GCCTGAGGCGAATGCAACACAGGAAGTGGATTTTAATCATCCTGAGATGCTCATCTTACCTCCTCCTGACCTGTACGCTGACCTGACCACACAGTAA